The following are encoded in a window of Bos indicus isolate NIAB-ARS_2022 breed Sahiwal x Tharparkar chromosome 7, NIAB-ARS_B.indTharparkar_mat_pri_1.0, whole genome shotgun sequence genomic DNA:
- the SLC26A2 gene encoding sulfate transporter: protein MSLKNEDQNDLSPKDSVKGNDQYRAPSGIHLEPEEESRNDFWQFEPSNLFRHPRIHLEPQEKSDNNFKKFVIKKLEKSCQCSSTKAKNTIFGFLPVLQWLPKYDLKKNILGDVMSGLIVGILLVPQSIAYSLLAGQEPIYGLYTSFFASLIYFILGTSRHISVGIFGILCLMIGEVVDRELYIAGYDTVHAASNESSLVNQIPDKTCDRSCYAIIVGSTVTFVAGVYQVAMGFFQVGFVSVYLSDALLGGFVTGASFTILTSQVKYLLGLSLPRSAGVGSLITTWIHVFRNIRKTNICDLITSLLCLLVLLPTKELNERFKSKLKAPIPVELFVIVAATLASHFGKLNEKYGTSIAGHIPTGFMPPKAPDWNLIPRVAVDAIAIAIIGFAITVSLSEMFAKKHGYTVKANQEMYAIGFCNIIPSFFHCFTTSAALAKTLVKESTGCQTQVSGVMTALVLLLVLLVIAPLFFSLQKSVLGVITIVNLRGALCKFKDLPQMWRISRMDTVIWFVTMLSSALISTEIGLLTGVCFSMFCVILRTQKPKASLLGLVEDSEVFESMSAYKNLQAKSGIKIFRFVAPLYYVNKEYFKSVLYKKTLNPVLVKAAQRKAAKRKIKRETVTPSGIQDEVSVQLSHDPLEFHTIVIDCSAIQFLDTAGIHTLKEVRRDYEAVGIQVLLAQCNPSVRDSLARGEYCKKDEENLLFYSVYEAMTFAEDSQNQKERHIPNGPNFSSD from the exons AtgtctttgaaaaatgaagatcaaaatGACCTTTCACCCAAGGACTCAGTTAAAGGAAATGACCAGTACAGAGCTCCATCTGGGATCCATCTGGAGCCTGAAGAGGAATCACGTAATGACTTCTGGCAGTTTGAGCCCAGTAATCTTTTTAGACACCCTAGGATCCATTTGGAGCCTCAAGAGAAATCAGATAATAACTTCAAGAAGTTTGTTATCAAAAAACTAGAGAAGAGCTGCCAGTGCAGTTCAACCAAAGCCAAAAATACcatttttggtttccttcctGTTTTGCAGTGGCTCCCAAAATATGatctgaagaaaaacattttaggaGATGTGATGTCTGGCTTGATTGTGGGCATCTTATTGGTGCCCCAATCCATCGCTTATTCTCTCTTGGCTGGCCAAGAACCTATCTATGGTCTGTACACATCGTTTTTTGCCAgcctcatttatttcattttgggtACCTCCCGTCACATCTCTGTGGGCATTTTTGGAATACTGTGCCTTATGATTGGTGAAGTAGTTGACCGAGAACTATACATAGCTGGCTATGACACTGTCCATGCTGCTTCAAATGAGAGCTCATTGGTAAACCAGATACCAGACAAGACATGTGACAGAAGTTGCTATGCAATTATAGTTGGCAGCACTGTAACCTTTGTGGCTGGAGTTTATCAG GTAGCAATGGGCTTCTTTCAAGTGGGCTTTGTTTCAGTCTACCTCTCTGATGCCTTGCTGGGTGGATTTGTCACTGGTGCCTCCTTCACTATTCTTACATCTCAAGTCAAGTACCTCCTCGGACTCAGCCTTCCTCGGAGCGCTGGAGTGGGATCACTCATCACTACTTGGATACATGTCTTCAGAAACATCCGTAAGACCAATATCTGTGATCTCATCACCAGCCTTTTGTGCCTTTTGGTTCTTTTGCCAACCAAAGAACTCAACGAGCGCTTCAAGTCCAAGCTTAAGGCACCGATTCCTGTTGAACTCTTTGTTATTGTGGCAGCCACATTAGCCTCTCATTTTGGAAAACTGAATGAGAAATATGGCACCAGTATTGCTGGGCATATTCCCACTGGGTTTATGCCACCCAAAGCACCTGACTGGAACTTAATTCCTAGAGTGGCTGTAGATGCAATAGCTATTGCTATCATTGGGTTTGCTATCACTGTATCACTTTCTGAGATGTTTGCCAAGAAACATGGCTACACAGTCAAAGCTAATCAGGAAATGTACGCTATCGGCTTTTGCAATatcatcccttccttcttccacTGCTTCACTACTAGCGCAGCTCTTGCAAAGACACTGGTGAAGGAATCCACAGGCTGTCAAACTCAGGTTTCTGGTGTGATGACAGCTCTGGTTCTTTTGTTGGTCCTCTTGGTCATAGCTCCTTTGTTCTTCTCCCTGCAGAAAAGTGTCCTTGGTGTGATCACCATTGTAAATCTCCGGGGAGCCCTATGTAAATTTAAGGATCTGCCCCAGATGTGGAGGATTAGCAGAATGGACACAGTTATCTGGTTTGTTACTATGCTGTCCTCTGCACTGATCAGTACTGAAATAGGCCTGCTTACTGGGGTTTGTTTTTCTATGTTTTGTGTCATCCTCCGCACTCAGAAGCCAAAGGCTTCATTGCTTGGCCTGGTGGAAGATTCTGAAGTCTTTGAGTCCATGTCTGCCTACAAGAACCTTCAGGCCAAGTCAGGCATCAAGATTTTCCGCTTTGTGGCCCCTCTCTACTATGtaaacaaagaatattttaagtCTGTCTTATACAAAAAAACTCTCAACCCAGTCTTAGTAAAAGCAGCTCAGAGGAAGGCAGCAAAGAGAAAGATCAAAAGGGAAACAGTAACACCCAGTGGAATCCAGGATGAAGTTTCAGTGCAACTTTCCCATGATCCCTTAGAGTTCCATACAATCGTGATTGACTGTAGTGCAATACAGTTTTTAGATACAGCAGGGATCCATACACTGAAAGAAGTTCGCAGAGATTATGAAGCTGTTGGCATCCAGGTTCTGCTGGCTCAATGCAATCCCTCTGTGAGGGACTCCCTGGCCCGGGGAGAGTACTGCAAAAAGGATGAAGAAAACCTTCTTTTTTATAGTGTATATGAAGCCATGACTTTTGCAGAAGACTCTCAGAATCAAAAAGAGAGACATATTCCCAATGGTCCGAATTTTTCCAGTGATTGA